In a single window of the Limnohabitans sp. 2KL-27 genome:
- a CDS encoding SPOR domain-containing protein, producing the protein MQLHSQRGGTFLGFIIGLVLGLGVALAVAIYVTKVPTPFSNKNQPRTNDQDAQETEKNKDWNPNSVFQPKPPAEAPAAPAAPAPDAGTDKTAPGLVGKTAPEAPKAELLPAVTADPLGDLAKTKSGLSTPAAPANAADPFDYVIQVGAYRTSNDADAQKAKLALMGLDAKVSERDQAGRTVYRVRLGPFADKAAAERIRSRLEGSGIDNTLVRVQR; encoded by the coding sequence ATGCAACTCCACAGCCAACGCGGCGGTACTTTTTTGGGTTTCATCATTGGCTTGGTGCTGGGTCTGGGCGTGGCCTTGGCCGTGGCCATTTATGTGACCAAGGTGCCCACGCCGTTCTCCAACAAGAACCAGCCCCGCACCAACGACCAGGACGCGCAAGAAACCGAAAAAAACAAGGACTGGAACCCGAACAGCGTGTTCCAACCCAAACCACCGGCTGAGGCCCCGGCCGCACCCGCAGCACCCGCACCCGACGCAGGCACCGACAAAACCGCCCCAGGTCTGGTGGGCAAAACCGCCCCCGAAGCGCCCAAAGCCGAACTACTTCCGGCCGTCACCGCCGATCCGTTGGGCGATTTGGCCAAGACCAAATCAGGGCTGAGCACCCCCGCTGCGCCAGCCAACGCCGCCGACCCCTTTGACTATGTGATCCAGGTGGGCGCCTACCGGACCAGCAACGATGCCGACGCCCAAAAAGCCAAACTGGCCTTAATGGGGCTGGATGCCAAGGTTTCTGAGCGGGATCAAGCCGGACGCACCGTGTATCGCGTACGCTTGGGGCCCTTTGCAGACAAAGCCGCCGCAGAACGCATCCGCAGCCGCCTTGAAGGCAGCGGCATTGACAACACCTTGGTTCGAGTTCAACGCTGA
- a CDS encoding LysR family transcriptional regulator, protein MDKLKAFETFVAVATKGSLTAAARAEGVAPAIIGRRLDALEENLGVKLLVRTTRRITLTHEGSAFLEDCQRLLSDVANAEASVSAGGVKASGHLRITAPAGFGRRHVAPLVPRFRELHPDVSISLNLSDRVVDLAAEGFDCAVRVGDLPDSSLVSVRMADNRRLCVATPAYLARRGAPTQPSDLLQHDCLTLSSDASQTRGWAFRNPADGGQDVVHLRPGGPLDCSDGQVLHDWCLAGYGIAWRSTWEVESEIRSGQLVAVLEEFAAPPNGIFVVFPQRKHLPLRVRLWIDHLKHHYAQPGYWQTTHR, encoded by the coding sequence ATGGACAAGCTCAAAGCCTTTGAAACCTTCGTCGCGGTGGCCACCAAAGGCAGCCTGACCGCAGCCGCCCGCGCCGAAGGGGTGGCCCCGGCCATCATCGGCCGCAGGCTCGATGCGCTGGAAGAAAACTTGGGCGTGAAACTGCTGGTGCGCACCACACGGCGCATCACCCTCACCCACGAAGGCAGTGCTTTCTTGGAAGACTGTCAGCGCCTGCTGTCGGATGTGGCCAACGCCGAGGCCAGTGTTTCGGCCGGCGGCGTCAAGGCCAGTGGGCATTTGCGCATCACCGCCCCTGCCGGTTTCGGGCGACGTCATGTGGCCCCATTGGTGCCGCGCTTTCGCGAACTGCACCCCGATGTCTCGATTTCCCTCAATTTGAGCGACCGGGTGGTGGACCTGGCCGCCGAGGGCTTTGACTGCGCGGTGCGCGTGGGCGACCTGCCCGACTCGTCGCTGGTGAGTGTGCGCATGGCCGACAACCGGCGCCTGTGTGTGGCCACCCCGGCCTATCTGGCGCGGCGCGGCGCGCCCACCCAACCCTCGGACCTGCTGCAGCACGACTGCCTGACACTGTCGAGCGACGCCTCACAAACCCGAGGCTGGGCCTTTCGCAACCCGGCAGATGGTGGCCAGGACGTGGTGCACTTGCGCCCGGGCGGACCACTTGACTGCTCGGACGGGCAGGTGCTGCACGACTGGTGCCTGGCCGGTTACGGCATCGCCTGGCGCAGCACCTGGGAAGTCGAAAGCGAGATCCGCTCGGGCCAATTGGTGGCCGTGCTGGAAGAATTTGCCGCGCCGCCCAACGGGATTTTTGTCGTTTTTCCTCAGCGCAAACACCTGCCGCTGCGCGTGCGTCTGTGGATCGACCACCTCAAACACCATTACGCCCAGCCCGGTTACTGGCAAACGACCCATCGCTGA
- a CDS encoding thiol:disulfide interchange protein DsbA/DsbL, producing the protein MKRRLFSSALLTASAWLSTPLAWAQAALFKSGKDFLTLERPVATEAGAGKIEVIEFFWYSCPHCNAFEPSFAQWAKNAPKDVLVRRIPVSFRDDFAPQQRLFFTIEAMNLMETLHPKVFAAIHVEKLMLNTDASVLAWAEKQGVDKAKFNEVYKSFGVAAKQKRAVQLQNDFKVEGVPSLGVAGRYYIDGTLAGSMDRALKVAESLIAQSRSGSGNTAAAKKQS; encoded by the coding sequence ATGAAACGCCGCCTCTTCTCTTCCGCTTTGCTCACTGCCAGCGCTTGGCTGAGCACCCCTTTGGCCTGGGCCCAAGCGGCCCTGTTCAAGTCCGGCAAAGACTTTTTGACACTGGAGCGCCCCGTGGCCACTGAGGCCGGTGCAGGCAAAATCGAAGTCATCGAATTTTTCTGGTACAGCTGCCCGCATTGCAATGCTTTTGAGCCCAGCTTTGCCCAATGGGCCAAAAACGCACCGAAAGACGTGCTGGTGCGCAGGATTCCCGTGTCTTTCCGCGACGACTTTGCCCCCCAGCAACGTCTGTTTTTCACGATCGAAGCCATGAACCTGATGGAAACGCTGCACCCCAAGGTGTTTGCCGCCATCCATGTCGAGAAGTTGATGCTCAACACCGATGCCAGCGTTTTGGCCTGGGCCGAAAAGCAGGGCGTGGACAAAGCGAAATTCAACGAGGTCTACAAATCCTTTGGTGTGGCCGCCAAGCAAAAGCGGGCGGTGCAACTGCAAAACGACTTCAAGGTGGAAGGGGTGCCCTCACTGGGCGTGGCTGGGCGTTACTACATCGATGGCACGCTGGCTGGCAGCATGGACCGGGCTTTGAAAGTCGCTGAATCCCTGATCGCCCAGTCGCGCAGCGGCTCCGGCAACACAGCCGCCGCCAAAAAACAAAGCTGA
- a CDS encoding class II glutamine amidotransferase, which produces MCQLLGMNCNTPTDVTFSFSGFAQRGGLTDHHGDGWGIAFFEGQGVRHFVDHQSASRSPIADLIRRYPIQSQNVIAHIRKATQGEVRLENCHPFVRELWGRYWVFAHNGNLVDFAPRLHGSFKPVGQTDSERAFCWLMQELAKSHASVPSVQELSLTLRELVPQIARFGTFNFLLSNGQALWAHASTNLHYVLRKHPFTQATLSDEDLSVNFADHTRETDRVAVVVTAPLTTDEAWVAFEPGRLYTFEGGGLNP; this is translated from the coding sequence ATGTGCCAACTGCTCGGCATGAATTGCAACACCCCCACCGACGTGACCTTCAGTTTCAGCGGTTTCGCGCAACGCGGCGGCCTGACGGACCACCACGGCGATGGCTGGGGCATCGCTTTTTTTGAGGGGCAGGGCGTGCGCCACTTTGTGGACCACCAAAGCGCCAGCCGCTCGCCCATTGCCGATCTGATCCGCCGCTACCCCATCCAAAGCCAAAACGTCATTGCCCACATCCGCAAAGCCACGCAAGGCGAAGTGAGGCTGGAAAACTGTCACCCCTTTGTGCGTGAGCTGTGGGGCCGTTACTGGGTGTTTGCGCACAACGGCAACCTGGTGGATTTTGCGCCGCGCCTGCACGGCAGTTTCAAGCCGGTGGGGCAAACCGACAGCGAGCGCGCGTTTTGCTGGCTGATGCAAGAGCTGGCCAAGTCGCACGCCAGTGTGCCCAGCGTGCAAGAGTTGTCGTTGACACTGCGCGAGTTGGTGCCCCAGATTGCCCGTTTTGGCACCTTCAACTTTTTGCTCTCCAACGGGCAGGCCTTGTGGGCACACGCCAGCACGAACTTGCACTACGTGCTGCGCAAGCACCCCTTCACGCAAGCCACGTTGAGCGATGAGGACCTGAGTGTGAACTTTGCCGACCACACCCGCGAGACCGATCGGGTGGCGGTGGTGGTGACGGCGCCCTTGACCACCGATGAGGCTTGGGTGGCGTTTGAGCCCGGGCGCTTGTACACCTTTGAGGGCGGTGGGTTGAACCCCTGA
- the gshB gene encoding glutathione synthase, with protein sequence MHILFIADPLESFKIYKDTTFSMMREAQKRGHQVAACEMTDVRWQQGEAVSAQVSDITLTGQADAWFHQTASRRAQLKDFSAVIMRTDPPFDSEYFYATHLLSQAEREGAKVFNSPAALRNHPEKLAILEFPQFIAPTLVTRSEADIRAFHAEHGTIILKPLDGMGGMGIFKVGADGLNLGAIIETLNQDGAQTVMVQKFLPGIAQGDKRVLLIGGKPVPFCLARIPQGGEVRGNLAAGGKGVAQPISARDREIAEALGPILFARGLMLVGLDIIGESLTEINVTSPTCFQEITDQMGCDVAALFMDAVEAAL encoded by the coding sequence ATGCACATTCTTTTCATTGCCGATCCCCTCGAGTCCTTCAAGATCTACAAGGACACCACTTTTTCGATGATGCGTGAAGCGCAAAAACGCGGCCACCAGGTCGCAGCCTGCGAGATGACCGATGTGCGCTGGCAGCAGGGCGAAGCCGTGTCGGCCCAGGTGAGCGACATCACGCTCACCGGTCAGGCAGACGCCTGGTTCCACCAAACCGCTTCGCGCCGCGCCCAGCTGAAAGATTTCAGCGCGGTCATCATGCGCACGGACCCGCCTTTTGACAGCGAATACTTTTACGCCACCCATCTGCTGAGCCAGGCCGAACGCGAAGGCGCGAAAGTCTTCAACAGCCCGGCGGCCTTGCGCAATCACCCTGAAAAACTGGCCATCTTGGAGTTCCCGCAATTCATTGCGCCCACCTTGGTCACGCGCAGCGAAGCCGACATCCGTGCCTTCCATGCCGAGCACGGCACCATCATCTTGAAGCCCCTGGACGGCATGGGTGGCATGGGCATTTTCAAAGTGGGGGCCGATGGCCTGAACCTGGGTGCGATCATTGAAACGCTCAACCAGGACGGCGCTCAGACCGTGATGGTGCAGAAGTTTTTGCCTGGCATCGCGCAAGGCGACAAACGCGTGCTCTTGATCGGCGGCAAGCCGGTGCCCTTTTGCCTGGCGCGCATCCCGCAAGGCGGCGAAGTGCGCGGCAACCTGGCCGCAGGTGGCAAGGGTGTAGCGCAACCGATTTCGGCGCGCGACCGCGAGATCGCCGAAGCGCTGGGGCCCATCTTGTTCGCACGCGGCCTGATGCTGGTGGGCCTGGACATCATTGGCGAGAGCCTGACCGAAATCAACGTGACCAGCCCGACCTGCTTTCAAGAAATCACCGACCAGATGGGCTGCGACGTGGCAGCGCTGTTCATGGACGCGGTGGAGGCGGCGCTTTAA
- a CDS encoding malate synthase G, whose translation MTARTAIHNLQVANPLLSFINDQMLPATGVDKDKFWKGFNDIVTDLAPKNIALLAERDRIQTAMDAWHSANPGPVAEGKAMKAYRKYLAQIGYLVPEPKNAQATTANVDAELAKLAGPQLVVPILNARYALNAANARWGSLYDALYGTDAISEADGCEKGTGYNPKRGAKVIDYCRHVLDRTAPLKTGSHVGSKCYAVKAGKLVVTLANGKSTTLADAKQFVGYTGPASAPASVLFVHNGIHLDLQINKTTAIGQTDPAGVSDLIAESALSTILDLEDSVAAVDADDKVLAYANWLGILQGTLSEEVQKGGKTFTRTMNGDREYTKPSGKGTVKLHGRSLMFVRNVGHLMTNPAILYKAADGSTKEIPEGILDAMITVTCALVDLQKKSSHPLRNSRTGSVYIVKPKMHGPAEVAFADELFGRVEKVIGMKPSTVKLGIMDEERRTSANLKACIAAAKSRVAFINTGFLDRTGDEMHTCMLAGPVMRKGDIKNSVWLGAYEKNNVNVGLACGLRGRAQIGKGMWAMPDLMADMLKAKIGHPMAGANTAWVPSPTAATLHAMHYHQVDVPALQKQMEKAVAKQDAKVLREVALNALLQFPVVAKDAANWSAEDKQKELDNNAQGILGYVVRWVDQGVGCSKVPDIHGVGLMEDRATLRISSQHMANWLHHGVVTDKQVKQTMERMAAVVDGQNAGDSSYQKMAGNFTKSAAYKAACDLVFKGKAQPSGYTEPLLHAWRLKVKAA comes from the coding sequence ATGACTGCACGCACCGCGATCCACAACCTGCAAGTGGCCAATCCCCTGCTGAGTTTCATCAACGACCAAATGTTGCCCGCCACTGGCGTGGACAAAGACAAGTTCTGGAAAGGCTTCAACGACATCGTGACCGATTTGGCGCCCAAGAACATCGCCTTGCTGGCCGAGCGTGACCGCATCCAGACCGCCATGGACGCGTGGCACAGCGCCAACCCCGGCCCGGTGGCCGAAGGCAAGGCCATGAAGGCCTACCGCAAATACCTCGCGCAAATTGGCTACCTGGTGCCCGAGCCGAAAAACGCCCAAGCCACCACCGCCAACGTGGACGCCGAGCTGGCCAAGCTGGCAGGCCCCCAGTTGGTGGTGCCGATCCTGAACGCCCGCTACGCCCTGAACGCCGCCAACGCGCGCTGGGGTTCTTTGTACGACGCGCTGTACGGCACCGACGCCATCTCTGAGGCCGATGGCTGCGAAAAAGGCACGGGTTACAACCCCAAGCGTGGTGCCAAAGTCATTGACTACTGCCGCCATGTGCTCGACCGCACGGCCCCGCTCAAGACCGGCTCGCACGTGGGCAGCAAGTGCTATGCCGTCAAAGCCGGCAAGCTGGTCGTGACCCTGGCCAATGGCAAGAGCACGACCTTGGCAGACGCCAAGCAATTCGTGGGCTACACCGGCCCCGCATCAGCCCCTGCATCAGTGCTGTTCGTGCACAACGGCATCCACCTTGATTTGCAAATCAACAAGACCACCGCCATCGGCCAAACCGACCCGGCGGGTGTGTCCGACCTGATCGCCGAAAGCGCGTTGTCCACCATCTTGGATTTGGAAGACTCGGTGGCCGCTGTGGACGCCGACGACAAAGTGTTGGCCTATGCCAACTGGCTGGGCATCTTGCAAGGCACCCTGAGCGAAGAAGTGCAAAAGGGCGGCAAGACGTTCACCCGCACCATGAACGGTGACCGCGAGTACACCAAGCCCTCAGGAAAGGGCACTGTCAAGTTGCACGGCCGCTCGCTCATGTTTGTGCGCAACGTCGGCCATTTGATGACCAACCCCGCCATCCTCTACAAAGCGGCCGACGGCAGCACGAAAGAGATCCCAGAAGGCATCCTGGACGCCATGATCACCGTGACCTGCGCCTTGGTGGACTTGCAGAAAAAATCGTCCCACCCCCTGCGCAACAGCCGCACAGGCAGCGTCTACATCGTTAAGCCCAAGATGCACGGCCCCGCCGAAGTCGCGTTCGCCGACGAGCTGTTTGGTCGCGTGGAAAAAGTCATCGGCATGAAGCCCTCCACCGTGAAGCTGGGCATCATGGACGAAGAGCGCCGCACCAGCGCCAACCTCAAGGCGTGCATTGCCGCCGCCAAGAGCCGCGTGGCCTTCATCAACACCGGCTTTCTGGACCGCACCGGTGACGAAATGCACACCTGCATGCTGGCCGGCCCTGTCATGCGCAAGGGCGACATCAAAAACAGCGTGTGGTTGGGCGCTTACGAGAAGAACAATGTCAACGTGGGCCTGGCCTGCGGCCTGCGCGGCCGTGCCCAAATCGGCAAAGGCATGTGGGCCATGCCTGATTTGATGGCCGACATGCTCAAGGCCAAAATTGGCCACCCCATGGCCGGTGCCAACACCGCTTGGGTGCCCAGCCCCACCGCCGCCACGCTGCACGCCATGCACTACCACCAGGTGGACGTGCCCGCGCTGCAAAAGCAGATGGAAAAGGCGGTGGCCAAGCAAGACGCCAAGGTGCTGCGTGAAGTCGCCCTCAACGCTTTGCTGCAGTTTCCGGTGGTCGCCAAAGACGCGGCCAACTGGTCGGCCGAAGACAAGCAAAAGGAACTCGATAACAACGCCCAAGGTATTTTGGGTTACGTGGTGCGCTGGGTGGACCAGGGCGTGGGTTGCTCCAAAGTTCCCGACATCCACGGTGTGGGCCTGATGGAAGACCGTGCCACGCTGCGCATCTCCAGCCAGCACATGGCCAACTGGCTGCACCACGGCGTGGTGACCGACAAGCAAGTCAAGCAAACCATGGAGCGCATGGCCGCTGTGGTCGATGGCCAAAACGCCGGTGACTCGTCTTACCAAAAGATGGCCGGTAACTTCACCAAGTCGGCCGCTTACAAAGCGGCTTGCGATCTGGTCTTCAAAGGCAAAGCCCAGCCCAGCGGCTACACCGAGCCTTTGCTGCACGCCTGGCGTTTGAAGGTCAAGGCGGCCTGA
- a CDS encoding cysteine-rich CWC family protein, protein MTQPAFDPCRCPLCGQPNACAMATPTTEAAASGPCWCTLVQFSADLLKQVPEAARNKACICAACVAASEQPDTGTSQGQNQGEHA, encoded by the coding sequence ATGACGCAGCCTGCCTTTGATCCTTGCCGCTGCCCCTTGTGCGGGCAACCCAATGCCTGCGCCATGGCCACGCCGACCACCGAGGCTGCAGCGTCCGGCCCCTGCTGGTGCACGCTGGTGCAGTTCAGCGCCGATTTGCTGAAGCAAGTGCCCGAAGCGGCACGCAACAAGGCCTGCATTTGCGCGGCTTGCGTGGCGGCGTCCGAACAGCCAGACACAGGCACAAGCCAAGGCCAAAACCAAGGCGAACACGCATGA
- a CDS encoding hydroxymethylglutaryl-CoA lyase, translating to MTRIFVPDVLISEVGPRDGLQSVKATMPTADKLRWIDALAAAGLREIEVASFVPAQLLPQMADAAQVVQHALRHTGVCIMALVPNLRGAQAALQAGAQKLTLPVSASPAHSVANVRKSPEAMVEEVKAVVQLRNDTAPGVPVEVGMSTAFGCTLQGAVPEDDVLRLARLLAEAGVDEIGLSDTTGMGNPAQVRRLFQRLFQEVGPLTGSAHLHNTRGLGLANALAAYEAGVRTFDSSLGGLGGCPYAPGASGNVVTEDLVFMFEAMGVSTGIDLPWLMAAREPLQAGLPGEPLYGMTPEAGLPKGWVIPSNSR from the coding sequence ATGACACGCATTTTTGTCCCGGACGTCCTGATCAGCGAAGTGGGCCCGCGCGATGGCCTGCAATCGGTCAAGGCCACCATGCCGACCGCAGACAAGCTGCGCTGGATCGACGCGCTGGCGGCCGCGGGCTTGCGCGAGATCGAAGTCGCCTCTTTCGTACCGGCCCAACTGCTGCCGCAAATGGCCGATGCCGCGCAGGTGGTGCAGCACGCGCTGCGCCACACCGGCGTGTGCATCATGGCCTTGGTGCCCAACCTGCGGGGCGCACAGGCGGCGCTGCAGGCCGGCGCGCAAAAACTCACCCTGCCCGTGTCGGCCAGTCCCGCGCATTCCGTGGCCAATGTGCGCAAATCGCCCGAAGCCATGGTCGAGGAAGTCAAGGCGGTTGTGCAACTGCGCAACGACACCGCGCCCGGTGTGCCGGTGGAGGTGGGCATGTCCACCGCCTTTGGCTGCACCCTGCAAGGGGCAGTGCCTGAAGACGATGTGCTGCGTTTGGCCAGGCTGCTGGCCGAAGCGGGCGTGGACGAAATCGGCCTGTCGGACACCACCGGCATGGGCAACCCGGCGCAAGTGCGCCGCCTGTTCCAGCGCCTGTTTCAGGAAGTCGGCCCCCTCACGGGCTCGGCCCACCTGCACAACACCCGAGGCCTGGGCCTGGCCAATGCGCTGGCCGCTTACGAGGCGGGGGTGCGCACCTTTGACAGCTCCCTCGGGGGGTTGGGGGGCTGCCCTTACGCGCCGGGGGCATCGGGCAATGTGGTGACCGAAGACCTGGTTTTCATGTTCGAAGCCATGGGGGTGTCCACCGGGATCGACCTGCCCTGGCTCATGGCCGCCCGCGAGCCCCTGCAGGCTGGGCTGCCCGGCGAGCCGCTGTACGGCATGACGCCCGAGGCGGGACTGCCCAAAGGCTGGGTGATTCCAAGCAACTCGCGCTAA
- a CDS encoding MFS transporter codes for MSLAHGPHSLQALQARYGERHRWLLLLSVMLGSMAAVMSSTILNVAIPDMSQHFTLGQSRVQWVTSGFMVAMTVSMLTTPWLLSRYGYRRVYEVCMWLLLGGGVVGGLANDFALVMAARVAEGLAAGVVQPIPAIIILRAFASHEQGRASGLFGMGVVLAPAIGPSIGGVLVDVFGWRSIFFMVVPLAMVALVSFTYGIALFGSTYLLPVYMQMGLGLSPSYIGAALLPAGILLAVTIAAVGRWSHRMPPAQWVSWGLALLALSFALMPLVHPAAGLALLWILVILGRIGLGFILPSLNLGALRGLPKDLIPQASSVIGFVRMLGGAAGVSICAIVLEWRLAVYAHASGTPDRADLRAFNETFVFLAAMTALALLAAWKMAEPTAATAKD; via the coding sequence ATGAGCCTGGCCCATGGCCCGCACAGCTTGCAGGCGCTGCAAGCGCGTTATGGCGAGCGCCACCGCTGGCTGCTGCTGCTGTCGGTGATGCTGGGCTCCATGGCGGCGGTGATGTCGTCCACCATCTTGAACGTGGCCATTCCGGACATGAGCCAACATTTCACCTTGGGCCAAAGTCGGGTGCAGTGGGTGACCTCGGGTTTCATGGTGGCGATGACGGTGTCCATGTTGACCACGCCCTGGCTGCTCTCGCGCTACGGGTATCGCCGGGTGTACGAGGTCTGCATGTGGCTGCTGCTGGGCGGCGGGGTGGTGGGCGGTTTGGCCAACGACTTTGCACTGGTCATGGCCGCCCGCGTGGCCGAGGGCTTGGCTGCCGGTGTGGTGCAACCCATCCCGGCGATCATCATCTTGCGGGCTTTCGCCTCGCACGAGCAGGGCCGTGCCAGTGGCCTGTTTGGCATGGGCGTGGTGCTGGCTCCGGCCATTGGCCCCAGCATTGGCGGTGTGCTGGTGGATGTGTTCGGCTGGCGTTCGATCTTTTTCATGGTGGTGCCACTGGCCATGGTGGCGCTGGTGTCGTTCACCTACGGCATTGCGTTGTTTGGCTCGACCTATTTGCTGCCGGTTTACATGCAGATGGGGCTGGGTCTGTCGCCGTCCTACATTGGCGCGGCCTTGTTGCCGGCGGGCATTTTGCTGGCCGTGACCATCGCGGCAGTGGGGCGTTGGTCGCACCGCATGCCGCCCGCCCAATGGGTGAGCTGGGGCCTGGCTTTGCTGGCGCTGTCGTTTGCGCTCATGCCCTTGGTTCACCCCGCAGCGGGCTTGGCGCTCCTCTGGATTTTGGTGATTTTGGGGCGCATTGGCCTGGGCTTCATCTTGCCTTCGCTCAACCTGGGCGCTTTGCGGGGCTTGCCCAAAGACCTGATCCCGCAGGCGTCGAGCGTGATCGGTTTTGTGCGCATGCTGGGCGGTGCGGCGGGCGTGAGCATTTGCGCCATCGTGCTGGAGTGGCGTTTGGCGGTGTATGCCCATGCATCGGGCACACCAGACCGCGCCGATTTGCGGGCCTTCAACGAAACCTTTGTTTTTCTGGCCGCTATGACCGCGCTGGCCTTGCTGGCGGCCTGGAAAATGGCCGAGCCCACAGCCGCAACCGCCAAGGACTGA
- the argS gene encoding arginine--tRNA ligase: MLSAKQHLLSALAAELEKLQPGAGARAAFESPKVAAHGDLACTAAMQLAKALKQNPRQLGEALRAALLSTPAFERWVDAIELAGPGFINIRLKNAAKQAVVHEVLQAAQCFGEQAAQPGKVLVEFVSANPTGPLHVGHGRQAALGDAICNLLATQGQQVYREFYYNDAGVQIGTLANSTQLRAKGFKPGDAEWPEAAYNGDYIQDIANDFLAQKTVKSDDREFTASGDVNDLDGMRQFAVAYLRHEQDLDLKAFDVRFDNYYLESSLYTSGKVDAAVQKLKDAGKTYEQDGALWLQSTDYGDDKDRVMRKGDGTYTYFVPDVAYHISKWERGFTRVVNIQGTDHHGTIARVRAGLQAANVGIPEGYPDYVLHTMVRVMRGGEEVKISKRAGSYVTLRDLIEWTSKDAVRFFLLSRKPDTEYIFDIDLALAQNNDNPVYYVQYAHARICSVLAAWKDKYGGDVTSLAQADLSPLQSPQAHALMLALAKYPEMLTSAATDFAPHDVTFYLRDLASLYHSYYDAERILVDDEAVKKARLALVAATAQVLRNGLHVLGVSAPQKM; this comes from the coding sequence ATGCTTTCTGCCAAACAACATTTGCTCTCGGCTCTGGCCGCTGAGCTTGAAAAACTCCAACCCGGCGCCGGTGCGCGCGCGGCCTTTGAATCCCCCAAAGTGGCCGCCCACGGCGACCTGGCTTGCACCGCCGCGATGCAACTGGCCAAAGCCCTCAAGCAAAACCCCCGCCAGCTGGGCGAAGCCTTGCGCGCAGCCTTGTTGTCCACCCCCGCTTTCGAGCGCTGGGTCGATGCCATCGAGCTGGCCGGCCCAGGCTTCATCAACATCCGTCTCAAAAACGCCGCCAAGCAGGCCGTGGTGCACGAGGTGCTGCAAGCGGCGCAATGCTTTGGCGAGCAAGCGGCCCAACCCGGCAAAGTGCTGGTCGAGTTCGTGTCGGCCAACCCAACGGGCCCGCTGCACGTGGGCCATGGCCGCCAAGCGGCTTTGGGCGACGCCATCTGCAACCTGCTGGCCACGCAAGGCCAGCAGGTCTACCGCGAGTTTTATTACAACGATGCGGGCGTGCAGATTGGCACCCTGGCCAACTCCACCCAGCTGCGTGCCAAAGGCTTCAAGCCGGGCGATGCCGAATGGCCCGAGGCCGCGTACAACGGCGACTACATCCAGGACATCGCCAACGACTTTCTGGCCCAAAAGACGGTCAAGTCGGATGACCGCGAGTTCACTGCCAGTGGCGATGTGAATGACCTGGACGGCATGCGCCAATTTGCCGTGGCCTACCTTCGCCACGAACAGGACCTGGACCTCAAGGCCTTTGACGTGCGCTTTGACAACTACTACCTGGAGTCGAGCCTGTACACCAGCGGCAAGGTCGATGCGGCGGTGCAAAAGCTCAAAGACGCGGGCAAGACCTATGAGCAAGACGGCGCGCTGTGGCTCCAATCCACCGATTACGGCGACGACAAAGACCGCGTCATGCGCAAGGGCGACGGCACCTACACTTACTTTGTGCCCGACGTGGCGTACCACATCAGCAAGTGGGAGCGTGGCTTCACGCGCGTGGTGAACATCCAGGGCACCGACCACCACGGCACCATCGCCCGCGTGCGCGCAGGTTTGCAAGCGGCCAATGTCGGCATCCCCGAGGGCTACCCCGACTACGTGTTGCACACCATGGTGCGCGTGATGCGTGGCGGCGAGGAGGTCAAGATCTCCAAGCGGGCAGGAAGCTACGTCACGCTGCGCGACCTGATCGAATGGACCAGCAAGGACGCGGTGCGTTTCTTCTTGCTGTCGCGCAAGCCCGACACCGAATACATCTTCGACATCGACCTGGCCCTGGCGCAAAACAACGACAACCCGGTGTATTACGTGCAATACGCCCATGCCCGCATTTGCTCGGTGCTGGCCGCATGGAAAGACAAGTATGGGGGTGATGTGACTTCGCTGGCCCAAGCCGATCTGTCGCCGCTGCAAAGCCCGCAAGCCCACGCGCTGATGCTGGCCCTGGCCAAATACCCTGAGATGCTGACGTCTGCCGCCACCGACTTTGCGCCGCACGACGTGACGTTTTACCTGCGCGACCTGGCGTCGCTCTACCACAGCTACTACGACGCCGAGCGCATTTTGGTGGACGACGAAGCGGTCAAAAAGGCGCGTTTGGCGCTGGTCGCGGCCACCGCACAGGTGCTGCGCAACGGCCTTCATGTGTTGGGCGTGTCAGCCCCACAAAAAATGTAA